The proteins below are encoded in one region of Oncorhynchus tshawytscha isolate Ot180627B linkage group LG04, Otsh_v2.0, whole genome shotgun sequence:
- the LOC112263724 gene encoding tumor necrosis factor receptor type 1-associated DEATH domain protein isoform X1, with translation MDIMDEKKMVTLSVEDGPWTGCAVLFLHSCPAVNLLSLYKDQQGKFSVFKVLKLTLTDSAGGLEGYEILKLHDADPLLGVEVKFEDVAACRRFLQSYGSGAVQQSLSQHACRLLHGPQELALETQLKAGTHTLDFCLDDLELCLQHIHQSQPGRLRDDEIAELDQQLQSQALGHIPHPPTLSQEEPPVPSNCFLFQKRVFAPPTLSPDLSEDRILAAGDLQRFSNGVGRDWRKVGRALGKNCCALKGPAIDNLAYEYEREGLYEQAYQLLSRFIQAEGRAARLGRLVRALEDSKLTSLAENILDSQPRE, from the exons ATGGACATAATGGATGAAAAG AAAATGGTGACACTGAGTGTAGAGGATGGCCCGTGGACAGGATGTGCGGTTCTCTTCCTGCACTCCTGTCCCGCAGTgaacctgctctctctctacaaAGACCAGCAGGGCAAGTTCAGCGTCTTCAAAGTCCTCAAGCTGACACTCACAG ACTCAGCTGGGGGGCTGGAGGGGTACGAGATCCTGAAGCTGCATGATGCAGATCCTCTGCTGGGTGTAGAGGTGAAGTTTGAGGATGTGGCGGCGTGCCGCAGGTTCCTGCAGAGCTATGGCTCCGGTGCCGTACAACAGTCCCTCTCCCAGCACGCCTGCCGCCTCCTCCACGGCCCACAGGAGCTTGCCTTGGAAACCCAGCTCAAAGCCGGGACGCACACTTTGGACTTTTGTCTGGACGACCTGGAGCTCTGTCTGCAACACATCCACCAGTCACAG CCGGGGCGCCTAAGGGATGATGAGATTGCTGAGCTGGACCAGCAGCTGCAGAGCCAGGCCTTGGGTCAcatcccccacccacccaccctctcacAGGAAGAGCCCCCCGTGCCCAGCAACTGTTTCCTGTTCCAGAAGAGGGTGTTTG cccctcccactctgtctcctgACCTATCAGAGGACCGCATACTGGCGGCAGGAGACCTGCAGCGATTCTCCAACGGCGTTGGGCGGGACTGGAGGAAAGTGGGGCGGGCCTTGGGCAAGAACTGCTGTGCGCTGAAGGGGCCGGCCATAGACAACCTGGCCTACGAGTATGAGAGGGAGGGGCTGTACGAGCAGGCCTATCAGCTGTTGAGCCGCTTCATCCAGGCGGAGGGGAGGGCGGCACGGCTGGGCCGGCTGGTCAGAGCACTGGAAGACAGCAAACTCACCAGCCTGGCTGAGAACATTTTGGACAGCCAGCCCCGGGAGTGA
- the LOC112263724 gene encoding tumor necrosis factor receptor type 1-associated DEATH domain protein isoform X2 produces MDIMDEKKMVTLSVEDGPWTGCAVLFLHSCPAVNLLSLYKDQQGKFSVFKVLKLTLTDSAGGLEGYEILKLHDADPLLGVEVKFEDVAACRRFLQSYGSGAVQQSLSQHACRLLHGPQELALETQLKAGTHTLDFCLDDLELCLQHIHQSQPGRLRDDEIAELDQQLQSQALGHIPHPPTLSQEEPPVPSNCFLFQKRVFEDRILAAGDLQRFSNGVGRDWRKVGRALGKNCCALKGPAIDNLAYEYEREGLYEQAYQLLSRFIQAEGRAARLGRLVRALEDSKLTSLAENILDSQPRE; encoded by the exons ATGGACATAATGGATGAAAAG AAAATGGTGACACTGAGTGTAGAGGATGGCCCGTGGACAGGATGTGCGGTTCTCTTCCTGCACTCCTGTCCCGCAGTgaacctgctctctctctacaaAGACCAGCAGGGCAAGTTCAGCGTCTTCAAAGTCCTCAAGCTGACACTCACAG ACTCAGCTGGGGGGCTGGAGGGGTACGAGATCCTGAAGCTGCATGATGCAGATCCTCTGCTGGGTGTAGAGGTGAAGTTTGAGGATGTGGCGGCGTGCCGCAGGTTCCTGCAGAGCTATGGCTCCGGTGCCGTACAACAGTCCCTCTCCCAGCACGCCTGCCGCCTCCTCCACGGCCCACAGGAGCTTGCCTTGGAAACCCAGCTCAAAGCCGGGACGCACACTTTGGACTTTTGTCTGGACGACCTGGAGCTCTGTCTGCAACACATCCACCAGTCACAG CCGGGGCGCCTAAGGGATGATGAGATTGCTGAGCTGGACCAGCAGCTGCAGAGCCAGGCCTTGGGTCAcatcccccacccacccaccctctcacAGGAAGAGCCCCCCGTGCCCAGCAACTGTTTCCTGTTCCAGAAGAGGGTGTTTG AGGACCGCATACTGGCGGCAGGAGACCTGCAGCGATTCTCCAACGGCGTTGGGCGGGACTGGAGGAAAGTGGGGCGGGCCTTGGGCAAGAACTGCTGTGCGCTGAAGGGGCCGGCCATAGACAACCTGGCCTACGAGTATGAGAGGGAGGGGCTGTACGAGCAGGCCTATCAGCTGTTGAGCCGCTTCATCCAGGCGGAGGGGAGGGCGGCACGGCTGGGCCGGCTGGTCAGAGCACTGGAAGACAGCAAACTCACCAGCCTGGCTGAGAACATTTTGGACAGCCAGCCCCGGGAGTGA
- the ogfod1 gene encoding prolyl 3-hydroxylase OGFOD1 has protein sequence MNCKRQRDSENHEKGKKRNKREERAELSALLEDEDVKRGVKEAWSQRAQYSHGDLELDCHPFPHLLIRNFIQSDSFTENLQRELLDLNFHEKSNDLYKFNQSDDLKKRKEPHITGLRAALFGLFRSWLGEVLGIELEPIVDVSCAKYQYTDVLLCHDDELEGRRVAFILYLVPPWESSDGGTLDLFSTDDHFQPHSVVKSLVPSWNTLILFEVSPISFHQVAEVLSEDKCRLSLSGWFHGPSLERPPRHIEPPFPRSPHLPRDETLLLEWVNPLYLDVDYQSQVQQEFEDSSEIQLKNFLKEEKFKEVSEALRLTDVQWTKQGPPNRRCYEVASLESFPQCVSACWELLCSEAFFLLLSNFTGLRLHYLSPSDEDEKDQEDEEEGEATGSSGDTPSANKNNKEPSTPVCVGELRRWAHGDYTLLHDGDASKAEYALDLLLPLSCPDWQTEFGGFTSYIANEEDEELLMVYPEENSLALVYRDKETLKFVKHINHRSSTLPIGDSCRRAVYDFSFVYYE, from the exons ATGAATTGTAAACGACAGCGAGATAGCGAGAATCACGAGAAAGGAAAGAAGAGAAATAAACGCGAAGAGAGAGCAGAACTTTCAGCACTACTCGAGGACGAAGATGTGAAGAGGGGAGTGAAGGAAGCATGGTCGCAGCGAGCGCAGTACTCTCATG GGGACCTGGAGCTGGACTGCCACCCTTTCCCTCACTTGCTCATCAGGAACTTCATCCAGAGTGACAGCTTTACAGAGAACCTACAGAGGGAGCTTCTGGACCTCAACTTCCATGAGAAGTCCAACGACCTGTACAAATTTAATCAG TCAGATGACCTGAAAAAGAGAAAAGAGCCTCACATCACAGGCTTGAG GGCAGCACTATTTGGGCTGTTTCGATCCTGGCTGGGGGAAGTGTTGGGGATAGAACTGGAGCCCATAGTGGATGTTTCCTGTGCCAAGTACCAATACACTG ATGTTCTGTTGTGTCATGATGATGAGTTGGAGGGGAGGCGTGTTGCCTTTATCCTCTACCTTGTCCCTCCATGGGAGAGCAGCGATGGAGGAACCCTGGATCTCTTCAGCACAGATG aTCACTTCCAGCCCCATAGTGTGGTGAAGTCTCTGGTGCCCAGCTGGAACACTCTGATTCTCTTTGAGGTTTCACCCATCTCCTTCCACCAG gtTGCAGAGGTGTTGTCAGAGGATAAGTGTCGTCTCTCTCTGAGTGGCTGGTTTCACGGGCCGTCTTTGGAGCGACCCCCTCGTCACATCGAGCCCCCCTTCCCAAGGAGCCCCCACCTTCCcagagat GAGACACTGCTGCTAGAGTGGGTGAATCCACTGTATCTGGATGTTGACTACCAGTCACAGGTTCAGCAAGAGTTTGAGGACAGCTCTGAGATCCAGCTCAAGAATTTCCTCAAA gaggAGAAGTTTAAGGAGGTGAGTGAAGCACTGCGATTGACTGATGTCCAGTGGACCAAGCAAGGTCCTCCCAACAGGAG ATGTTATGAAGTGGCTTCGTTAGAGTCCTTCCCCcagtgtgtgagtgcatgctgggagttgcTGTGCTCGGAGGCTTTCTTCCTGCTTCTGTCCAACTTCACTGGCCTGAGACTGCACTACCTCAGCCCTAGTGACGAAGATGAGAAGGACcaagaagatgaggaagagggagaagccACAGGGTCATCTGGGGACACACCATCAGCTAATAAGAATAACAAAG AGCCGAGCACACCGGTGTGTGTTGGAGAGCTGCGTCGCTGGGCTCACGGGGACTACACACTTCTGCACGATGGAGACGCATCGAAAGCGGAGTACGCCCTTGATCTACTGCTGCCCCTGAGCTGTCCTG ACTGGCAGACCGAGTTTGGGGGCTTCACCTCTTACATTGCTaatgaagaggatgaggag CTCCTGATGGTGTATCCAGAGGAGAACTCCCTGGCTCTTGTCTACAGGGACAAAGAGACTCTCAAATTTGTCAAACATATCAATCACAGAAGCTCCACTCTACCTATTGGTGATTCTTGTAGGAGAGCAGTTTATGACTTCTCCTTTGTGTATTATGAATga
- the LOC112263726 gene encoding cleavage and polyadenylation specificity factor subunit 5, giving the protein MSSVPAPNRSSAGWPRGVSQFGGNKYMSAPAKPLSLERTINLYPLTNYTFGTKEPLYEKDSSVAARFQRMREEFDKLGMRRAVEGVLIVHEHRLPHVLLLQLGTTFFKLPGGELCPGEDEVDGLKRLMTEILGRQDGVKQDWVIDDSIGNWWRPNFEPPQYPYIPAHITKPKEHKKLFLVQLQEKALFAVPKNYKLVAAPLFELYDNAPGYGPIISSLPQLLSRFNFIYN; this is encoded by the exons ATGTCGAGTGTGCCTGCTCCGAATCGCTCATCCGCCGGCTGGCCGCGCGGGGTAAGTCAGTTCGGCGGGAACAAATACATGAGCGCGCCTGCAAAACCACTCAGCCTGGAGAGAACCATTAATTT ATACCCTCTCACCAACTACACATTTGGGACCAAGGAGCCTCTGTATGAGAAGGACAGTTCAGTGGCAGCACGGTTCCAGAGGATGAGGGAGGAGTTTGACAAGCTGGGCATGCGGAGGGCAGTGGAGGGAGTGCTTATTGTCCATGAACACAGGTTGCCCCATGTACTGCTGTTGCAGCTGGGAACCACCTTCTTCAAACT GCCAGGTGGAGAGCTGTGTCCGGGGGAGGATGAGGTGGATGGGCTGAAACGCCTGATGACAGAG ATCCTGGGCCGGCAGGACGGGGTGAAGCAGGATTGGGTGATCGATGACTCCATCGGAAACTGGTGGCGCCCCAACTTTGAACCCCCACAG TATCCCTACATTCCAGCCCACATCACTAAACCCAAGGAGCATAAAAAACTCTTCCTGGTTCAACTGCAGGAAAAAG CTCTGTTTGCAGTCCCAAAGAACTACAAACTGGTGGCAGCCCCTCTGTTTGAGCTTTATGACAACGCCCCCGGCTATGGGCCAATCATATCCAGCCTACCGCAACTACTAagcag GTTCAACTTTATCTACAACTAA
- the LOC112264205 gene encoding C5a anaphylatoxin chemotactic receptor 1-like → MQQPESYPYWHMTRVMPSVIMGFCCMVGIPGNVVVLIVVGRKFESGNFNMRLMLNLALCDLMVLLCLPLVINNLLRNWDLGSAACKLLFFLIYCSLNGSVLTITLLSVQRYVQVLYPHSWARLGRMGEEALLLSLWGLAGFIASPAFSVLDVKTYDNRQSCTWHYQNLRQEMAILLVQTLLGFVVPCCILVTSYFYLHKRVSQAALFRQRRLTKLVTCIVVSFFCFWTPLHLFNLLALVNLAVQNEVVENVCDSAWNILMGFTIINSCLNPFLYAFASSGIPRASPHPTST, encoded by the coding sequence ATGCAGCAGCCAGAGTCCTATCCGTACTGGCACATGACCCGCGTGATGCCCAGCGTGATCATGGGCTTCTGTTGCATGGTGGGAATTCCTGGGAATGTGGTGGTTCTGATTGTCGTGGGGCGGAAATTTGAGAGTGGGAACTTCAACATGCGTCTGATGCTGAACCTGGCACTGTGTGACCTGATGGTCTTGCTGTGCCTGCCTCTAGTGATTAACAACCTTCTGAGGAACTGGGATTTGGGCTCCGCCGCCTGCAAGCTGCTCTTCTTTCTGATCTATTGCAGCCTGAATGGTAGTGTGCTGACCATCACCCTGCTGAGCGTGCAGCGCTACGTCCAGGTGCTGTACCCCCACAGCTGGGCGCGGCTGGGCCGTATGGGGGAAGAGGCACTCCTCCTGTCCCTGTGGGGGCTGGCAGGGTTCATTGCCTCTCCCGCCTTCTCTGTCCTTGACGTCAAGACATACGACAACCGCCAATCCTGCACCTGGCACTACCAGAACCTCAGACAAGAAATGGCCATCCTACTTGTCCAAACGCTGCTGGGGTTTGTAGTTCCCTGCTGCATCCTGGTTACGTCCTACTTCTACCTCCACAAGAGGGTGAGCCAGGCGGCCCTATTCAGGCAGCGGAGGCTGACCAAGCTGGTCACCTGCATCGTTGTGTCCTTCTTCTGCTTCTGGACTCCGCTGCACCTGTTCAACCTGCTGGCCCTGGTGAACTTGGCCGTGCAGAATGAGGTTGTGGAGAATGTGTGTGACTCAGCTTGGAATATCCTCATGGGTTTCACCATCATCAACAGCTGCCTCAACCCTTTCCTCTATGCCTTCGCCTCTTCAGGAATCCCCAGGGCAAGCCCCCACCCCACCAGCACATGA
- the acd gene encoding adrenocortical dysplasia protein homolog isoform X2, which translates to MTRGRRTKLEPWIEQVILSYGTEPEEEKKNTLMKAHVVGVGRMSESQARQTEGLTTLLFLSDGVVHIPAILTQDAWETLQEQEDRECFSSLINCTVCVFSYTLKFNMDSEQTKSQFYLSVGELTTTSAGAAKDNTPCCTSLNSVRQRICTTWRSLLAQDSVHTQNTQSEFSLSELLGEWQHDWRQSLLKDVMELLRTPTNLPSPQASTSNALTHTGTRWAIERFRYKREDTFNVPVSHLHIPDNLSQKLHTPSDNSETQSGLVPPSEDRPTDPPETDQPILAADSRQTDKPVPLERRHPAHEQTLSRDLCLLTEESMDGEVVSGMTGGAVASPWDMFAPAAELLRTSSASDESITSEPLPLQKSQSLLDSTPQPVTLATFPLATSTQVPSLTPGATQRSGERSLPPYQKPGPSHSLLPSSGSSSTVSLSTKNQHSGMKLHHGSSTTAHQLTITEQQDQVEEEEDVVKRWCSKAKRKSSVQTPEDNDITLEEEDMQKKRSPPSWMFETQNIPRIGEGSSCNQNAVAAIAPQRPSNVHSDGTLFSYSYQLCGRISKDLSHLKIPDGMLHWAVRYLVPSMQTEVVKDTQLRPQTHPS; encoded by the exons ATGACTCGGGGTAGGAGGACTAAGTTGGAGCCCTGGATAGAGCAGGTCATCCTGAGTTATGGCACAGagccagaggaggagaagaagaacactCTGATGAAAGCGCATGTTGTGGGG gttggCCGGATGTCAGAGTCTCAGGCCCGGCAGACTGAGGGTTTGACAACGTTGCTGTTCCTCTCTGATGGAGTGGTGCACATCCCCGCCATACTGACCCAGGACGCCTGGGAGACTCTTCAGGA GCAGGAGGACCGTGAGTGCTTCTCCAGTCTCATTAattgcacagtgtgtgtgttttcatacacACTGAAGTTCAACATGGACTCTGAACAG ACAAAGAGCCAGTTTTACTTATCGGTTGGTGAGCTGACCACCACATCAGCTGGGGCTGCTAAAGACAACACCCCTTGCTG CACATCGCTCAACTCAGTCAGACAAAGGATCTGTACAACATGGAG ATCCCTGCTTGCTCAGGATTCTGTCCATACTCAGAACACCCAGTCTG AGTTCAGTCTGTCAGAGCTGCTGGGGGAGTGGCAGCATGACTGGCGCCAGTCTCTGTTGAAGGATGTGATGGAACTCCTGAGGACGCCCACAAACCTCCCCTCCCCACAGGCCTCAACCTCCAACGCCCTCACACACACTGGCACCAGATGGGCTATTGAAAGGTTCAgatataag AGGGAGGATACTTTCAATGTCCCTGTGTCTCACCTACACATCCCAGACAATCTGAGTCAGAAACTGCACACACCCTCAG ACAACAGTGAAACGCAGAGTGGACTGGTCCCTCCATCTgaagacagaccgacagacccACCAGAGACAGATCAACCAATCCTTGCTGCTGACAGCAGGCAGACTGACAAGCCAGTGCCTCTGGAGAGAAGACATCCGGCCCATGAGCAAACACTTTCTCGTGACTTATGTTTGTTAACTG aggAGAGTATGGATGGCGAGGTGGTGTCAGGGATGACCGGAGGAGCAGTGGCGAGCCCATGGGACATGTTTGCACCAGCAGCAGAGCTGCTCAGGACCTCCTCTGCATCTGATG AATCCATCACCTCggagcccctccccctccagaaGAGCCAGTCTCTGCTTGACTCCACTCCACAACCAGTCACTCTTGCAACATTTCCCCTGGCAACCAGCACCCAGGTGCCATCCCTGACCCCTGGGGCCACCCAAAGGTCAGGCGAGCGCTCCCTTCCTCCTTATCAAAAACCAGGCCCCTCCCACAGCCTACTCCCCTCCAGTGGCTCCTCCTCCACTGTGAGTCTATCTACAAAGAACCAACACTCTGGCATGAAGCTCCACCACGGTAGCTCAACCACAGCACATCAACTTACAATCACAGAGCAGCAGGAtcaggtggaggaagaggaggatgttgtGAAGAGGTGGTGTAGTAAGGCTAAGAGGAAGAGTTCCGTTCAGACCCCCGAGGATAATGATATCACCTTGGAGGAGGAAGATATGCAGAAGAAACGCAGCCCGCCCTCCTGGATGTTTGAAACTCAGAATATTCCCAGGATTGGGGAGGGAAGCAGCTGCAATCAGAACGCAGTTGCAGCAATAGCCCCCCAGAGGCCCTCCAAT GTTCACAGTGATGGTACTTTGTTCTCATATTCTTATCAGCTGTGTGGCCGCATTTCGAAGGATTTAAGCCATTTAAA GATTCCTGATGGCATGTTGCACTGGGCTGTAAGGTACCTGGTCCCTTCCATGCAGACGGAGGTTGTCAAGGATACACAGCTGCGACCCCAGACTCACCCCAGTTGA
- the acd gene encoding adrenocortical dysplasia protein homolog isoform X1 gives MTRGRRTKLEPWIEQVILSYGTEPEEEKKNTLMKAHVVGVGRMSESQARQTEGLTTLLFLSDGVVHIPAILTQDAWETLQEQEDRECFSSLINCTVCVFSYTLKFNMDSEQTKSQFYLSVGELTTTSAGAAKDNTPCCTSLNSVRQRICTTWRSLLAQDSVHTQNTQSEFSLSELLGEWQHDWRQSLLKDVMELLRTPTNLPSPQASTSNALTHTGTRWAIERFRYKREDTFNVPVSHLHIPDNLSQKLHTPSEDNSETQSGLVPPSEDRPTDPPETDQPILAADSRQTDKPVPLERRHPAHEQTLSRDLCLLTEESMDGEVVSGMTGGAVASPWDMFAPAAELLRTSSASDESITSEPLPLQKSQSLLDSTPQPVTLATFPLATSTQVPSLTPGATQRSGERSLPPYQKPGPSHSLLPSSGSSSTVSLSTKNQHSGMKLHHGSSTTAHQLTITEQQDQVEEEEDVVKRWCSKAKRKSSVQTPEDNDITLEEEDMQKKRSPPSWMFETQNIPRIGEGSSCNQNAVAAIAPQRPSNVHSDGTLFSYSYQLCGRISKDLSHLKIPDGMLHWAVRYLVPSMQTEVVKDTQLRPQTHPS, from the exons ATGACTCGGGGTAGGAGGACTAAGTTGGAGCCCTGGATAGAGCAGGTCATCCTGAGTTATGGCACAGagccagaggaggagaagaagaacactCTGATGAAAGCGCATGTTGTGGGG gttggCCGGATGTCAGAGTCTCAGGCCCGGCAGACTGAGGGTTTGACAACGTTGCTGTTCCTCTCTGATGGAGTGGTGCACATCCCCGCCATACTGACCCAGGACGCCTGGGAGACTCTTCAGGA GCAGGAGGACCGTGAGTGCTTCTCCAGTCTCATTAattgcacagtgtgtgtgttttcatacacACTGAAGTTCAACATGGACTCTGAACAG ACAAAGAGCCAGTTTTACTTATCGGTTGGTGAGCTGACCACCACATCAGCTGGGGCTGCTAAAGACAACACCCCTTGCTG CACATCGCTCAACTCAGTCAGACAAAGGATCTGTACAACATGGAG ATCCCTGCTTGCTCAGGATTCTGTCCATACTCAGAACACCCAGTCTG AGTTCAGTCTGTCAGAGCTGCTGGGGGAGTGGCAGCATGACTGGCGCCAGTCTCTGTTGAAGGATGTGATGGAACTCCTGAGGACGCCCACAAACCTCCCCTCCCCACAGGCCTCAACCTCCAACGCCCTCACACACACTGGCACCAGATGGGCTATTGAAAGGTTCAgatataag AGGGAGGATACTTTCAATGTCCCTGTGTCTCACCTACACATCCCAGACAATCTGAGTCAGAAACTGCACACACCCTCAG AAGACAACAGTGAAACGCAGAGTGGACTGGTCCCTCCATCTgaagacagaccgacagacccACCAGAGACAGATCAACCAATCCTTGCTGCTGACAGCAGGCAGACTGACAAGCCAGTGCCTCTGGAGAGAAGACATCCGGCCCATGAGCAAACACTTTCTCGTGACTTATGTTTGTTAACTG aggAGAGTATGGATGGCGAGGTGGTGTCAGGGATGACCGGAGGAGCAGTGGCGAGCCCATGGGACATGTTTGCACCAGCAGCAGAGCTGCTCAGGACCTCCTCTGCATCTGATG AATCCATCACCTCggagcccctccccctccagaaGAGCCAGTCTCTGCTTGACTCCACTCCACAACCAGTCACTCTTGCAACATTTCCCCTGGCAACCAGCACCCAGGTGCCATCCCTGACCCCTGGGGCCACCCAAAGGTCAGGCGAGCGCTCCCTTCCTCCTTATCAAAAACCAGGCCCCTCCCACAGCCTACTCCCCTCCAGTGGCTCCTCCTCCACTGTGAGTCTATCTACAAAGAACCAACACTCTGGCATGAAGCTCCACCACGGTAGCTCAACCACAGCACATCAACTTACAATCACAGAGCAGCAGGAtcaggtggaggaagaggaggatgttgtGAAGAGGTGGTGTAGTAAGGCTAAGAGGAAGAGTTCCGTTCAGACCCCCGAGGATAATGATATCACCTTGGAGGAGGAAGATATGCAGAAGAAACGCAGCCCGCCCTCCTGGATGTTTGAAACTCAGAATATTCCCAGGATTGGGGAGGGAAGCAGCTGCAATCAGAACGCAGTTGCAGCAATAGCCCCCCAGAGGCCCTCCAAT GTTCACAGTGATGGTACTTTGTTCTCATATTCTTATCAGCTGTGTGGCCGCATTTCGAAGGATTTAAGCCATTTAAA GATTCCTGATGGCATGTTGCACTGGGCTGTAAGGTACCTGGTCCCTTCCATGCAGACGGAGGTTGTCAAGGATACACAGCTGCGACCCCAGACTCACCCCAGTTGA